Proteins encoded in a region of the Manduca sexta isolate Smith_Timp_Sample1 chromosome 9, JHU_Msex_v1.0, whole genome shotgun sequence genome:
- the LOC115446839 gene encoding protein lethal(2)k10201, producing the protein MAMPLVASALEVSKNDTNMKALAELLELLTSLSEKGIDPKSLYAAIDKPPPRLGIHDDEAFTDEAVFIEHNDNHRYACGQCKKVLPNPYLLDLHIRENHDSFFSAMAERKPSYCCFIEECTEKFSTPTDRLEHGVLVHKLPKDFRFDCKPKNKKKTNKPKNKSKDEFVDLSMEIDKGPEKKIHELHKKNSLFGHPISKHGGQKKRIDIDGVMKDLKDSLPDEN; encoded by the exons ATGGCCATGCCACTCGTGGCATCCGCTCTTGAAGTTTCCAAAAATGATACCAA TATGAAGGCTCTCGCAGAACTTTTAGAGCTGTTAACCTCCTTATCGGAGAAGGGAATTGATCCAAAAAGTTTGTATGCCGCTATTGATAAACCTCCGCCGCGACTTGGAATCCATGACGACGAAGC atttacGGATGAAGCGGTATTTATAGAACACAATGATAATCACAGATATGCATGTGGTCAATGCAAGAAAGTACTGCCAAACCCGTATTTGCTGGATCTACATATTAGAGAAAACCATGATTCATTCTTCTCCGCTATGGCAGAGAGGAAACCTTCA tattgcTGTTTCATAGAAGAATGCACTGAAAAGTTTTCGACCCCCACAGACAGGTTAGAGCATGGTGTCCTTGTCCATAAATTGCCCAAAGATTTCAGATTTGACTgcaaaccaaaaaataaaaagaagaccAATAAACCAAAGAATAAGTCCAAGGATGAATTTGTCGATTTGTCTATGGAAATTGATAAGGgtccagaaaaaaaaatccatgagttgcacaaaaaaaattcattatttgGGCATCCCATTTCAAAACATGGAGgtcaaaaaaaaagaattgacaTTGATGGCGTCATGAAAGATTTAAAAGACAGCTTACCTGATGAAAATTAG